The genomic DNA TTAACAGATTTCAGCGCGAGGTAAGTATAAGCCAGACGGAAATTCAATATACCTTTCCTTTATTCGAAATACTTGTGTATGCCGTAAGCAAGGCTGATCCACATATCAGCCGAAGCTGTGACAGTGGGCATAGGCACGTAGAAGTCCCCGCTGTGCAGCGGCGGATGGTTCCCCTTCTCATTTGCCCCGGTCCAGAGGAAAACCCCTTTCACAAGCCTCACGTACTCGGAAAAGTCCTCCCCGCCGAGGGTGAGCTTATCATAGGGTATGCGGGGAAGGTTTTCAGCGTCGGCAAGTTCGCATATAAACGCAGCAAGGGAAGGATCATTTATCACTGGGTGCGTGCCGTCCTTTATATCAAGCTCAATCTTAACTCCGTAAAGCTCTTCAATGCTCAGTGCGAGGGATTTCAGCCCCTTTTCGATAACCGCCTTCACTTCCGTATGGAAATAGCGGAAAGTGCCTTTCAGCTCGACCTTATCAGGGATAATGTTGTCTGCGCTTCCTCCGTGTATGCTCCCGAAGGATATGAGACCGGGGAGTGTCGGGTCTTTCAGACGGCTGACAATCATCTGTGCCTTTGTCACATAGTCCGCGGCGGCGGTGATTGTGTCATTGCCGAGGTGAGGCATGGCGGCGTGGGTGGCTCTGCCTGTGAAGGTGAGCGCTATATGGTGGGAACCGGCCATGCAGGGGCCTGATTTAACAGCGGATTTCCCCATGGGGATCTCGTTTTCGGCGTGGGCGGCGAAGATACAGTCCACAGCGTCAAGGCAGCCCTGCTCTATCATAAACTTAGCGCCGCTGACTATCTCTTCCGCGGGCTGAAAGATATAGCGTATGTTTACCTTCGGTTTGGTTTTGCTCCTCTGCACAGCTTCCAGAAGCAGGAGAAGGGCAGTCATATTATGGTGATGTCCGCAGAGGTGTTTATATTCGGTTTTTTCGGGATTGGCAGGCAGCGCGTCAATATCCGCCCTGAAGGCGACTGTTTTTTCAGCACCGAAATCCAGAGTGCCGTAGCAGCCTGTATCAAAAATATGGGAAGGAGTTATCCCGTTTTTCTCCAGAAATGACACTATGTATTTTGTTGTCTGATACTCTTTGAATGACGGTTCCGCAAGAACAGCCAGATCGTCCATTAGCCTTACGGCGAGCCCCTGATCGGGCTGAATTCGGTCTGCCGGCATGAGCATATCCTCCTCACCTTCTGCTAATTTACTTACTGAAAAACATTAAGGTCAAGGGAAAAAACAAAAAAAGCTGCGTACGCTGACTGATGACAAATACAAAAAGCCCTCCTTTCACAAAGGAGGGCCGGGAAGGATTTATGTTATTCAGTCAGAAATGTGCGGCTTAATTATATTCGAAGACTTCGGTTCCGGGAGGAACTGTCGGTTCAAATACCTTTTTATCTATGTCTGCGTTAAGCTGGATGTTGGTGAAGGTCACTTCGGTTTTGTTGCCTGTGGGATCCTCGCTGATCACTTTTGTTATCCTGCTGCCGTCTGTCTCAACTTTTATATATCTCACGCCTATGTCGCTCAGGGGCACAAGGTTAAGCACATTGTTCCCGCCCAGC from Geovibrio ferrireducens includes the following:
- a CDS encoding M20 metallopeptidase family protein, with protein sequence MPADRIQPDQGLAVRLMDDLAVLAEPSFKEYQTTKYIVSFLEKNGITPSHIFDTGCYGTLDFGAEKTVAFRADIDALPANPEKTEYKHLCGHHHNMTALLLLLEAVQRSKTKPKVNIRYIFQPAEEIVSGAKFMIEQGCLDAVDCIFAAHAENEIPMGKSAVKSGPCMAGSHHIALTFTGRATHAAMPHLGNDTITAAADYVTKAQMIVSRLKDPTLPGLISFGSIHGGSADNIIPDKVELKGTFRYFHTEVKAVIEKGLKSLALSIEELYGVKIELDIKDGTHPVINDPSLAAFICELADAENLPRIPYDKLTLGGEDFSEYVRLVKGVFLWTGANEKGNHPPLHSGDFYVPMPTVTASADMWISLAYGIHKYFE